A region from the Gossypium hirsutum isolate 1008001.06 chromosome A08, Gossypium_hirsutum_v2.1, whole genome shotgun sequence genome encodes:
- the LOC107938164 gene encoding UV-stimulated scaffold protein A homolog has protein sequence MAMPVEMEMEERGKVGALIEKATNSTASEVDPRLLKAIKSVVRFSDSELRLAAHTLMDLMKRDHSQVRYLTLLIIDELFMRSRLFRTLLVENLDQLLALSVGFRRNMPLPAPPAIASTLRSKAIEFLEKWNASFGVHYRQLRLGFDYLKNTLRFQFPNLQETAARIERERRERERRTREILQNKFETLKMNFSSVKEEIQATVDEIGECLDIVRTKVEGMPHVLLDDEDFVEFRSSELRQIRLDSLKEGEKVHENSDNKVVFDALRELYKLLVTKHLVSVQEWISLLVRVEVADNRSRDSMLKDLIDIRNSLISVKKDCEESGCTLPKTVNKNEEEEEDFWEEGNLGLTENGSTTEPEKRREVQSSNIEKRSKSVEDRNSKKSNKQSGNLAKVSASCKVKAKDKECSSSKGKECSGSEKSVRSELLAEAPVLRWGSFMDNWGSVSNKDTLLNQKGLEFDNHWGRVDYDAVIPAEKIAELNLQSIVYQENLGEIQPCRAPLKKGGLCQRRDLKVCPFHGPIIPRDDAGNQINQSSSIDDTDPGLGSDLAEQLAKQAVKNVRERDKEDARKRKLDKQSLQREKLARVREHNDAVLRDAAIASTSRSTVFGEDMGETVGENPVGRNKQTLASMLRKKVTMKDRLAQRLLNTRATEATLRQMTQGEDATYRETFPNQW, from the exons ATGGCGATGCCGGTGGAGATGGAGATGGAGGAGAGAGGAAAAGTCGGGGCTTTGATAGAAAAAGCCACGAACTCGACTGCCTCCGAGGTTGATCCACGTCTTCTCAAAGCAATCAAATCAGTGGTGCGGTTCTCCGATTCGGAGCTACGACTCGCCGCCCATACCCTCATGGACCTCATGAAACGCGATCATTCCCAG GTTCGTTATCTCACGCTTCTTATAATTGATGAACTTTTCATGCGGTCTAGGCTTTTTAGAACCCTTTTGGTTGAGAACTTAGATCAGTTATTGGCCTTAAGTGTTGGGTTTAGAAGAAATATGCCGCTCCCAGCTCCTCCGGCTATTGCATCAACTTTGCGTTCCAAGGCAATTGAGTTCTTAGAGAAGTGGAATGCATCTTTTGGGGTTCATTACAGGCAGCTTAGGTTAGGTTTTGATTATCTTAAGAATACTCTCAGGTTTCAGTTTCCTAACCTTCAGGAGACTGCAGCAAGGATAGAACGAGAGAGGAGGGAAAGAGAGAGAAGGACTAGGGAGATTTTACAGAACAAGTTTGAAACGCTGAAGATGAATTTTAGTTCTGTTAAGGAAGAAATACAGGCTACAGTTGATGAGATAGGAGAATGTTTAGATATTGTTCGCACTAAAGTGGAAGGCATGCCACACGTCTTATTGGATGACGAAGATTTTGTAGAGTTTCGATCTTCTGAGTTGAGGCAGATCCGTCTTGATTCATTAAAGGAAGGAGAAAAGGTTCATGAGAACAGCGATAACAAAGTGGTTTTCGATGCATTAAGAGAGCTGTATAAGCTTTTAGTAACCAAGCATCTGGTTTCAGTACAAGAATGGATATCTCTTCTTGTAAGGGTTGAAGTGGCTGACAACAGGTCACGAGATTCCATGTTGAAGGACTTGATTGATATCCGAAACAGTCTCATATCTGTGAAGAAGGATTGTGAAGAATCTGGTTGTACTTTACCCAAAACTGTGAATAAAAACGAAGAAGAGGAGGAAGACTTCTGGGAGGAAGGTAATTTGGGATTGACTGAGAATGGAAGTACTACTGAACCTGAGAAGCGAAGGGAGGTTCAAAGTTCCAACATTGAAAAGAGAAGTAAATCTGTGGAGGATAGGAATTCTAAGAAGTCTAATAAACAGAGTGGAAATCTTGCTAAAGTGTCAGCTTCTTGCAAGGTGAAAGCCAAAGATAAAGAATGCAGTAGTTCTAAGGGCAAAGAGTGTTCGGGTAGTGAAAAGTCTGTTAGGAGTGAGCTTTTGGCTGAAGCTCCAGTTCTCAGGTGGGGTTCTTTCATGGATAATTGGGGCTCAGTCTCTAATAAGGATACATTATTAAATCAGAAAGGCTTGGAGTTTGACAATCACTGGGGAAGAGTAGATTATGATGCCGTGATTCCAGCCGAGAAAATTGCAGAATTGAATCTTCAGTCGATTGTTTACCAGGAAAACTTAGGAGAGATCCAACCATGTCGTGCACCTTTGAAAAAAGGTGGACTTTGTCAGAGAAGAGACTTGAAGGTTTGCCCATTTCATGGGCCCATTATACCTCGTGATGATGCAGGAAACCAAATCAATCAGAGTTCTTCAATAGATGATACAGATCCTGGTTTAGGCTCTGATTTAGCAGAGCAGTTAGCAAAACAAGCTGTGAAGAATGTTAGGGAGCGAGATAAAGAGGATGCGAGGAAGAGAAAACTTGATAAACAGTCATTACAGCGGGAAAAGCTAGCAAGAGTTCGGGAGCACAATGATGCTGTTCTTCGTGATGCTGCAATAGCTTCAACATCAAGATCAACAGTTTTTGGAGAAGACATGGGGGAAACTGTTGGTGAGAATCCAGTTGGGAGAAACAAACAAACTCTAGCATCAATGCTGCGGAAGAAAGTTACAATGAAAGATAGGTTAGCTCAGAGACTTTTGAACACCCGGGCAACAGAGGCAACGCTAAGACAGATGACCCAGGGTGAGGATGCAACTTATAGAGAAACATTTCCCAATCAATGGTAG